The sequence TACGGTAATTGCGTACAGTCGGTTTGTCCATCGCGCCGGTGCGGTCGGCGCGAGCCGGCGCAACGCTCATGATGTTGACGTGACGTTGATGAACTGGAGGAGGTTCGGCATGACCATCGAAGTGGGATTACTGTTGTTTCCGCAGGTGCAGCAGCTCGACCTGACCGGCCCGCACGACGTGTTCGCATCGCTGCCCGGCGTCACGGTGCGGCTCGTGTGGAAAACGCGCGAGCCGGTGGCGTCGAGCAGCGGGCTCGTGCTTGCGCCGAACGCGACGTTCGACGATTGCCCGCCGCTCGATGTGATTTGCGTGCCGGGCGGCATCGGCGTCGCCGATCTGATGGAGGATGCGGACACGCTCGCGTTTTTGCGCCGGCACGCGGCGCATGCGCGCTACGTGAGCTCGGTGTGCACGGGCGCGCTCGTGCTCGGCGCGGCGGGACTGCTGCGCGGGCGGCGCGCGACGACGCACTGGGCGTTCCATTCGCTGCTCGCGCCGTTCGGCGCGACGCCGGTACGCGAGCGCGTCGTGCGCGACGGCAATCTCGTGACGGGCGGCGGCGTGACCGCGGGGATCGATTTCGCGCTGACGCTCGCGGCCGAGCTCGTCGGCGAGGACGATGCGCAGGCGGTGCAGTTGCAGCTCGAATATGCGCCGGCCCCGCCGTTCGCGGCGGGCGATCCGGATACCGTGCCGGCGCGGATCGTCGAGCGCATGCGCGAGCGGTCGAAGCCGGTGCTCGCGCGGCGCGAGCAGGTGGTCGCGCGCGCCGTGGCGGCGCTCGAGCGGCAGCGCGCCGACGGGTGATGCACGTTGCCCGCTGATTGACGGCCCCGCGCGCAAGCGCAGGCCGGGTGTGGCGGCGCGAGGGGACGGCGCCGCCGGATTGCGGGGCGCGGCTCGCCGCCGCGCGGCA is a genomic window of Burkholderia mallei ATCC 23344 containing:
- a CDS encoding DJ-1/PfpI family protein, which translates into the protein MTIEVGLLLFPQVQQLDLTGPHDVFASLPGVTVRLVWKTREPVASSSGLVLAPNATFDDCPPLDVICVPGGIGVADLMEDADTLAFLRRHAAHARYVSSVCTGALVLGAAGLLRGRRATTHWAFHSLLAPFGATPVRERVVRDGNLVTGGGVTAGIDFALTLAAELVGEDDAQAVQLQLEYAPAPPFAAGDPDTVPARIVERMRERSKPVLARREQVVARAVAALERQRADG